A genomic window from Chrysoperla carnea chromosome 3, inChrCarn1.1, whole genome shotgun sequence includes:
- the LOC123294746 gene encoding uncharacterized protein LOC123294746 — protein MGHQSCCVVDCKNTSRNSNCKFYKFPVGKWKLNQRKKWITAVKRQNIDGLLWSPKPMMDVICSEHFIGGEKSDVESSPNYAPISINTEFNIEILANVDHRVYCYSHYKKDFTAKVLIGITPAGFICLKSKVAGRRKSDSQMTIESGLLDLLEDGDIVLADKGFPEIKTVIDASGKKLKMVMPPFLEKKSEFTIQETQETYSIAKVRIHVERIMQRLRLYQVLNKFPENVFHCVDDIIHICCVLLLDIQ, from the exons atgggtCATCAAAGTTGTTGTGTAGTCGATTGCAAAAATACTAGTAGAAAtagtaattgtaaattttataagtttccGGTTGGCAAGTGGAAATTAAATCAGCGAAAAAAATGGATAACTGCTGTTAAAAGGCAAAA tattGATGGATTGTTATGGTCTCCAAAACCTATGATGGATGTTATATGCAGTGAACACTTCATTGGCGGTGAAAAATCAGATGTTGAATCAAGTCCCAATTACGCTCCAATTTCCATCA ATActgaatttaatattgaaattcttGCTAATGTTGATCATCGGGTTTATTGTTACTCAcattataaaaaagattttactgCGAAGGTTCTCATAGGTATTACTCCAGCAGGATTTATTTGCTTGAAATCAAAAGTAGCTGGTCGTCGTAAATCTGACTCTCAAATGACAATTGAATCAGGTTTATTAGACCTTCTAGAAGATGGTGACATTGTTTTGGCTGATAAAGGTTTTCCGGAAATTAAAACAGTTATCGATGcaagtggaaaaaaattaaaaatggttatGCCACcctttttagagaaaaaatctgAATTTACAATACAAGAGACTCAAGAAACTTACAGCATAGCAAAAGTAAGAATTCATGTTGAACGGATAATGCAACGATTAAGACTTTatcaagtattaaataaatttcctgAAAATGTATTTCATTGTGTAGATGACATCATACATATATGCTGTGTTTTG ctATTGGACATCCAATAG